A window from Rhizosphaericola mali encodes these proteins:
- a CDS encoding S-adenosylmethionine:tRNA ribosyltransferase-isomerase — MHPQELAIADFTYDLPDSKIAKYPLAQRDASKLLIYNHGDISESQYYKLDEYLPANTLLVFNNTKVVEARILFYKETGSKIELFCLEPDDRYNDITSAMLEKKEVYWKCLIGGAKKWKSGALTHSFEFNGKNIELNATQIEKRNDYFLIHFQWNETTLSFAEILHFAGIIPLPPYLKRETEESDKDRYQTVYAKYDGSVAAPTAGLHFTTDLLENLGKKGIEHDFVTLHVGAGTFKPVKADTMGEHEMHYEAIDVKKSFIQNLLNHLDGKIIPVGTTSIRTLESLYWIGVKCHLGKLTSLHDDLTQWEPYELPQDIDAKTALSALIKWLEDQKMDRLLTRTQIIIAPGYQLRIADGLITNFHQPQSTLILLVAAIVGDKWREIYQYALTHDFRFLSYGDGSLLWK; from the coding sequence ATGCATCCTCAAGAATTAGCAATCGCAGATTTTACCTACGATTTACCAGATAGTAAAATTGCAAAATATCCATTGGCGCAAAGAGACGCAAGCAAACTTTTGATCTATAATCATGGCGATATCTCTGAAAGTCAATATTATAAATTAGATGAATATTTGCCTGCAAACACACTTCTTGTCTTTAACAATACAAAGGTGGTGGAAGCGCGCATTCTTTTTTATAAAGAAACTGGCTCTAAAATCGAACTATTTTGCCTTGAACCTGATGACCGATATAATGATATTACCTCCGCCATGTTGGAAAAAAAAGAAGTTTATTGGAAATGCCTTATCGGAGGTGCAAAAAAATGGAAATCAGGAGCACTGACACATTCATTTGAATTTAATGGTAAAAATATTGAACTTAACGCTACGCAAATAGAAAAAAGAAATGATTATTTTTTAATTCATTTTCAGTGGAATGAAACAACACTTTCCTTTGCAGAGATTCTACATTTTGCGGGCATTATTCCGCTTCCACCTTATTTGAAACGCGAAACAGAGGAATCTGATAAAGACCGTTATCAAACCGTCTATGCGAAATATGATGGTTCGGTTGCGGCACCAACAGCGGGTTTGCATTTCACAACAGATTTATTAGAAAATTTGGGCAAAAAAGGAATCGAACATGACTTTGTCACATTACATGTCGGCGCTGGCACATTCAAACCTGTAAAGGCAGACACAATGGGTGAACACGAAATGCATTATGAAGCTATTGATGTAAAAAAATCATTTATCCAAAATCTCCTTAACCATCTTGATGGCAAGATTATCCCTGTCGGCACGACGTCCATACGCACATTGGAAAGTTTGTATTGGATCGGGGTCAAATGTCATCTTGGTAAATTGACATCTTTGCACGACGACTTAACGCAATGGGAACCTTACGAATTGCCGCAAGATATAGATGCAAAAACAGCATTATCTGCATTAATTAAATGGTTGGAAGACCAAAAAATGGATCGACTTTTAACGCGTACGCAAATCATTATAGCACCAGGTTATCAATTACGTATTGCAGACGGCTTAATTACCAATTTTCATCAGCCACAATCCACCTTGATTTTACTAGTGGCAGCAATCGTTGGAGATAAATGGCGAGAGATATACCAATATGCCTTAACGCATGATTTTAGATTTCTCAGTTATGGCGACGGAAGTCTTTTATGGAAATAA
- a CDS encoding mechanosensitive ion channel family protein — protein sequence MADFLEKIGSTEILDNHLKSILIAVATILIAFFIRKLLSRFIANLIFKFLSKDISTQYKSNFDNYIVARFGRFLFWFITIASLNLLTPPSDLKSIPLFGKDLVYWGDALLRIVLIYSFINLAIGVVYFIFSIYKVHSQKSGNKSALQLFTLLGDLSRIVLIIIGVLMSIKIGLGYSIQGLLTNISLVTAALALAAKESLENLIASFIIFLDKPFYIGDYVTVSGVSGTVEAIGLRSTRLRTANKTLVTVPNKQMVDTLLDNVSQRSQYKFSEKLEISLSATSDDLIWIKEQITNLLSEKNALAISVYLQQTGSSAHFMYLEYYINVGDMSSTDFNNLTGEVNREIVAMFQQHDIHFAQESSTVVSIQQSSN from the coding sequence TTGGCAGATTTTCTCGAAAAAATTGGTTCTACAGAAATTTTAGACAATCATCTCAAGTCTATATTGATAGCAGTAGCTACAATTTTGATTGCCTTTTTTATTCGGAAATTACTGTCACGTTTTATTGCCAATCTTATATTTAAGTTTTTATCTAAAGATATAAGTACACAGTATAAAAGTAATTTCGATAATTATATTGTTGCTAGATTTGGTAGATTTCTATTCTGGTTTATAACCATTGCATCTTTAAATTTACTAACACCACCTTCTGATTTAAAATCTATTCCATTGTTTGGTAAGGATTTAGTGTATTGGGGGGATGCTTTATTGAGAATAGTGCTGATTTATAGTTTTATCAATCTTGCGATAGGAGTAGTATATTTTATTTTTTCCATTTATAAAGTTCATTCTCAAAAATCTGGAAATAAGTCTGCGTTACAGCTATTTACTTTGTTGGGTGATCTATCTCGTATCGTATTGATAATCATAGGAGTACTAATGAGTATCAAGATCGGGTTGGGATATAGCATTCAAGGATTGTTGACCAATATCAGTTTGGTTACTGCGGCCTTAGCACTAGCCGCTAAAGAAAGTTTGGAAAATCTAATCGCCTCATTTATTATATTTTTAGATAAACCATTTTATATAGGAGATTATGTAACTGTAAGTGGCGTTTCTGGTACAGTGGAAGCCATTGGATTGAGAAGTACGAGGTTGCGCACTGCAAATAAAACATTGGTGACAGTTCCTAATAAGCAAATGGTCGATACTCTTTTGGATAATGTATCGCAACGTTCCCAATACAAATTCAGTGAAAAATTGGAAATATCTCTTTCTGCAACCTCTGATGATCTTATATGGATAAAGGAGCAAATAACGAATTTGCTTTCTGAAAAAAATGCTCTAGCGATATCCGTATATTTACAACAAACAGGAAGTAGCGCACATTTTATGTACTTGGAGTATTATATTAATGTTGGAGACATGTCCTCCACTGATTTTAATAATTTAACGGGAGAAGTAAATCGTGAAATTGTTGCCATGTTTCAGCAACACGATATACATTTCGCTCAAGAAAGTAGTACAGTGGTTTCAATACAGCAGTCAAGTAATTAA
- a CDS encoding ferritin, which produces MKTCRLSAKMADALNKQMTLEAYSAQVYLMLSSWADDLGYAGISGFLFKHSTEERSHMAKLIEYIQERGGKVIIESIPKPGVEPKSMQECFEMVFKQEVENTTAIYKIIKLAMEESDWATWNHLQWFVTEQREEEKYALQLLDKIKIAGGPKAQDSALFDLDRDLSKTPQETPIADDL; this is translated from the coding sequence ATGAAAACATGCCGACTTTCAGCTAAAATGGCGGATGCCTTGAACAAACAAATGACTTTAGAAGCCTATTCTGCACAAGTGTATTTAATGTTATCCTCTTGGGCAGATGATTTAGGATATGCAGGTATCTCTGGATTCTTATTTAAGCATTCTACAGAAGAACGTTCTCACATGGCTAAATTGATTGAATATATTCAAGAAAGAGGTGGGAAAGTTATTATTGAATCTATTCCGAAACCTGGAGTTGAGCCCAAATCTATGCAAGAATGCTTTGAAATGGTATTCAAACAAGAAGTTGAAAATACAACAGCCATTTATAAAATTATTAAATTGGCGATGGAAGAAAGTGATTGGGCTACTTGGAATCATTTACAATGGTTTGTAACAGAACAAAGAGAAGAGGAAAAATATGCATTGCAATTGTTGGATAAAATTAAAATTGCAGGAGGCCCGAAAGCTCAAGATTCTGCCTTATTTGACTTAGATAGAGACTTATCTAAAACACCACAAGAAACGCCAATTGCAGATGATCTTTAG
- a CDS encoding UDP-2,3-diacylglucosamine diphosphatase gives MAVLEKGKKIYFLSDFHLGAPDYDRSLVREKKIVAFLDQIKKDAACIFLVGDMFDFWYEYKDVVPKGYTRILGKLAEIADSGIPMKFFIGNHDMWMQGYFEKEFHMEVFDNPQTYEWNGKKFYIGHGDGLGPGDHGYKFLKKIFRNKLCRLLFGALHPWIGIGIANYFSRKSRAKTGNGDSIWLGDDKEWLVIYSQEVLQQQYFDYFIFGHRHFPIDILLKENSHYVNLGDWIDHFTYAEFDGKNLELKNYAGNILNDRAIVARNLNK, from the coding sequence ATGGCGGTATTAGAAAAAGGAAAAAAGATTTATTTCCTTTCAGATTTTCATTTAGGTGCACCAGATTACGACCGTAGTTTGGTACGCGAAAAAAAGATTGTGGCATTTTTGGATCAAATTAAAAAAGATGCTGCTTGTATTTTTTTGGTGGGAGACATGTTTGATTTTTGGTATGAATACAAAGATGTCGTTCCAAAGGGTTATACGCGTATTTTGGGTAAGTTGGCAGAGATTGCAGATAGTGGGATTCCGATGAAATTTTTCATAGGTAATCACGATATGTGGATGCAAGGTTATTTTGAAAAAGAATTTCACATGGAGGTTTTTGACAATCCTCAAACGTATGAATGGAATGGCAAGAAATTTTATATCGGTCACGGAGATGGATTAGGACCTGGAGATCACGGATATAAATTTTTGAAAAAAATATTTAGAAATAAACTTTGTCGTTTATTATTTGGCGCATTACATCCATGGATCGGGATCGGAATTGCCAATTATTTCAGTCGCAAAAGTAGAGCTAAAACAGGAAATGGAGATTCGATTTGGTTGGGTGATGATAAAGAATGGTTGGTGATTTATTCACAAGAAGTTTTGCAGCAACAATACTTCGATTATTTTATATTTGGGCATAGACATTTTCCAATCGATATCCTATTGAAAGAAAATAGCCATTATGTTAATTTAGGAGATTGGATTGATCATTTTACCTATGCGGAATTTGATGGTAAAAATTTGGAATTAAAAAATTATGCAGGAAATATCCTCAACGATAGGGCCATTGTGGCTAGAAATTTAAATAAATAA
- the hemL gene encoding glutamate-1-semialdehyde 2,1-aminomutase — translation MYTYESSKAAFERAQKSIPGGVNSPVRAFKNVGGIPLFLEKAEGAYLYDIDGNKYVDFVGSWGPMILGHAHRPVIEAIQKKAEKSTSFGAPTELETEIAELIKSMVPNVDLIRMVNSGTEACMSAIRLARGYTGKNKFIKFDGCYHGHADMFLVNAGSGVATLNIQTVPGVTAGVTNDTLIAPYNDLEAVKKLVAEHKDEIAAIIVEPVAGNMGCVLPKVGFLDGLRAICDENKMLLIFDEVMTGFRQSKGGAQARLNIDADLMTFGKVIGAGLPVGAFAGKKEIMSHIAPLGNVYQAGTLSGNPLAMIAGFTLLSELNLHPEYYTELAEKAAYLKKGIIDVFAKHDEPVQVNQLGSMMSLFFNAAPVTDFATSAASDQAKFSKFFHGLLKRGVYLPASQYECWFLSNALTIADLDFTIKAMDESLSELSAN, via the coding sequence ATGTACACATACGAATCTAGTAAAGCAGCTTTTGAAAGAGCGCAAAAATCAATTCCTGGCGGTGTCAATTCACCTGTCAGAGCATTTAAAAATGTAGGAGGCATTCCTCTTTTTTTAGAAAAAGCAGAGGGCGCTTATTTATACGACATAGACGGTAATAAATACGTGGATTTTGTTGGATCGTGGGGACCAATGATTTTGGGACATGCGCATCGTCCAGTAATTGAGGCGATTCAAAAAAAGGCAGAGAAATCCACATCCTTCGGTGCCCCAACAGAATTAGAAACAGAGATTGCAGAATTGATAAAATCTATGGTTCCGAATGTTGATCTTATTCGAATGGTCAATAGTGGTACGGAGGCTTGCATGAGTGCCATTCGTTTAGCTCGTGGCTATACTGGTAAAAATAAATTTATCAAATTTGATGGTTGTTATCATGGTCATGCAGATATGTTTTTGGTAAATGCAGGCAGTGGAGTAGCAACTTTAAATATCCAAACGGTTCCCGGCGTAACGGCTGGTGTGACCAATGATACTTTAATTGCTCCGTATAATGATCTGGAGGCGGTAAAAAAATTAGTTGCCGAACATAAAGATGAAATTGCAGCAATCATTGTTGAACCTGTAGCTGGTAATATGGGTTGCGTTTTACCTAAAGTAGGTTTTTTAGATGGATTACGTGCTATCTGCGATGAAAATAAAATGTTGTTGATTTTTGATGAAGTCATGACGGGTTTTCGCCAATCCAAAGGCGGCGCACAAGCAAGGTTAAATATTGATGCCGACTTGATGACTTTTGGAAAAGTTATCGGTGCAGGTTTGCCTGTCGGCGCATTTGCTGGTAAAAAAGAAATCATGAGCCACATCGCACCTTTAGGCAATGTGTATCAAGCGGGAACTTTAAGTGGGAATCCACTTGCAATGATCGCAGGATTTACTCTTTTATCCGAATTAAATTTACATCCAGAATATTATACAGAATTAGCAGAAAAAGCTGCTTATTTGAAAAAGGGCATTATTGATGTATTTGCAAAGCATGATGAACCAGTGCAAGTCAATCAATTAGGAAGTATGATGAGTTTATTTTTCAATGCTGCTCCAGTAACAGATTTTGCAACTTCTGCGGCGTCTGATCAAGCTAAATTTTCTAAATTTTTTCATGGATTGTTAAAACGTGGCGTATATCTACCGGCATCTCAATATGAATGTTGGTTCTTGAGTAATGCATTAACAATTGCGGATTTAGATTTTACCATAAAAGCAATGGACGAAAGCTTAAGTGAATTATCAGCAAATTAA
- a CDS encoding TlpA disulfide reductase family protein, producing MKSLGWILSLMICVPLLTKAQTESKFTLEGKLENLQGKPEKVLLYYPYREQNFMDSAEVHDGKYHFDGLLSGPVRADLYLKYKKDTTNMGKDVMSIFIQPGDITVNSLNTFSNVTVTGSPSNEDFKLIQAAAVPFESKMAPLMDQYNTYAKAKNKSAQNQIAKQILALRQQMNDNMYGNFVRSNPNSIIALYALQQYAGINIKNPDEIQQLLLTLPANEQNSTDGQKLSQLIKLAKLAPVGGIAPDFIQNDTLGNPVALSSFRGHYTLLSFWASWCGPCRSDNKLFVYNYNKYKAKGFKILGVSLDKPGDKEDWLDAIHQDKLDWTQVSDLQFWNNAAAKKYGVVALPQNFLIDPSGKIVAKDVRGADLEDLLAKYYPGTN from the coding sequence ATGAAAAGTTTAGGTTGGATATTATCATTGATGATTTGCGTACCATTGCTAACTAAAGCGCAAACTGAATCCAAATTTACATTGGAAGGAAAGTTAGAAAATTTGCAAGGTAAACCCGAAAAAGTGTTATTGTATTATCCTTACAGAGAACAGAATTTTATGGATAGTGCGGAAGTGCATGATGGTAAGTATCATTTTGATGGTTTATTAAGTGGTCCCGTTAGAGCAGATCTTTATTTGAAATATAAGAAGGATACAACAAATATGGGTAAAGATGTTATGTCTATTTTTATCCAACCTGGAGATATTACTGTGAATAGTTTAAATACTTTTTCAAATGTAACAGTTACGGGATCTCCCTCAAATGAAGATTTTAAATTGATACAAGCAGCTGCTGTGCCATTTGAATCTAAAATGGCTCCGTTAATGGATCAATATAACACTTATGCCAAAGCTAAAAACAAGTCAGCTCAAAATCAAATTGCAAAACAAATCCTTGCATTACGTCAACAAATGAATGACAATATGTATGGTAATTTTGTGCGCAGCAATCCTAATTCTATCATTGCATTGTATGCATTGCAGCAATACGCAGGTATTAATATCAAAAATCCTGATGAGATACAACAATTGTTGTTGACTTTACCTGCAAATGAACAAAACTCTACAGATGGACAAAAGTTGAGTCAATTAATCAAATTGGCAAAATTAGCTCCAGTTGGTGGCATAGCTCCAGATTTCATTCAAAATGATACTTTAGGAAACCCAGTTGCATTATCATCTTTTAGAGGTCATTATACATTGTTAAGTTTTTGGGCAAGTTGGTGTGGACCTTGTCGCTCAGATAATAAATTATTTGTATATAATTACAATAAGTACAAGGCAAAAGGATTCAAAATTTTGGGGGTTTCTTTAGACAAACCTGGCGATAAAGAAGATTGGTTAGATGCTATTCATCAAGATAAGTTGGATTGGACACAGGTTTCTGATTTACAATTTTGGAATAATGCAGCAGCCAAGAAATATGGAGTTGTCGCATTACCTCAAAATTTCTTAATTGATCCAAGTGGAAAGATTGTTGCGAAAGACGTTAGAGGTGCTGATTTGGAAGATCTATTAGCAAAATATTATCCCGGAACTAATTAG
- a CDS encoding SdiA-regulated/phytase-like domain-containing protein — MRKIICIFVIALIACSSLGAQTPKIPTIGLNKLFSIEGKFSQLYVDNLGNIYTISKLSNQLKKYNSKGDSIGLFNDVKQFGTISRMDATNPLKLLVYYQDFSTVIALDRFLNNINKLDLRRSGILQAKTISISYDNNLWVFDEQEYKLKKLDDQGNILSTSDDFRVLFQDPPDPDAIIDNDGQLYLYDKNLGWFIMDYYGAVKKNYPYLHWQNVKVENQKLIGREDMQLDIATLSDFDYNKLNLPLKAEDVQTIRFLNDRLFVLSSDNISIYSIQQ; from the coding sequence ATGAGAAAAATTATTTGCATCTTCGTAATTGCTCTGATTGCTTGTTCCTCATTAGGAGCGCAGACGCCAAAAATTCCGACGATCGGATTGAATAAATTATTTTCTATAGAAGGAAAATTTAGTCAGCTTTATGTTGACAATTTGGGTAATATTTACACAATATCTAAATTGAGCAATCAATTAAAAAAATACAATTCCAAAGGAGATTCCATTGGTTTGTTTAACGATGTAAAACAGTTTGGAACGATTTCGAGAATGGATGCTACAAATCCATTAAAATTATTGGTTTATTACCAAGATTTTTCGACTGTAATTGCCTTAGATCGCTTTTTAAATAATATTAATAAACTCGATTTACGTCGAAGTGGTATTTTACAAGCAAAAACGATTAGTATCAGTTATGATAATAATCTTTGGGTTTTTGATGAGCAAGAATACAAGTTGAAAAAATTGGACGATCAAGGTAATATTTTATCCACCTCTGATGACTTCAGGGTTTTATTTCAAGATCCGCCGGATCCTGATGCAATCATAGACAATGACGGACAATTGTATCTGTATGACAAAAATTTAGGTTGGTTTATTATGGACTATTATGGTGCGGTCAAAAAAAATTATCCTTATTTACATTGGCAAAATGTGAAAGTCGAAAATCAAAAATTGATAGGAAGAGAGGATATGCAGCTTGATATCGCGACGCTTTCTGATTTTGACTATAATAAATTAAATTTACCCTTAAAGGCGGAAGATGTTCAAACGATACGTTTTCTAAATGATCGTCTTTTCGTCCTAAGCTCGGATAATATCTCTATTTATTCTATTCAACAATAA